In one window of Hyla sarda isolate aHylSar1 chromosome 1, aHylSar1.hap1, whole genome shotgun sequence DNA:
- the LOC130277554 gene encoding NEDD4-binding protein 1-like isoform X3 produces the protein MAVAEYDAAHDRMDEFAVPRGSEKELRDQHPHVERIFGVTMNISVLSEDPLSLQSAGQQQMWVQLQGDKRNIIKAKDYIKGLCTPELIEDLGYQREMHCIFVGARGLFLDCLIRATSACVKPQTPGRIRISGLVEQVVMAQSRIHIFLDENTSKIVDQEVSIKRNFKDLVEKHNDQHSLDLLILPTSIKEQILLLVEEDKDLRVKQPITHERIPIQTLDTTMTKQPFFTAPVKFQDPDFTSGTSQPMHTSKLKSTNRILCHRASEPRVLTTDSTWDNSRQPVQPSNYKRATVEVNKAYICSQHEEKPTVSKKVELLDDEYEDDEFKQISGLLDTIMGRDEREPGSQAHFSLGTQKEFNMLLDFFKTMGYHESVVLKVLHENGIQEPSEILDKVNMEQSSHDQLMSKNPRPSTLKGISQTLSNNDDDHHDEFVLEVMKSAAKNCGYSPSEIVDIGDGSVTGLLRKLNEKNNSEDLLTSKAQGKGQQQQDLWVQQNAAAQPEPNISHPVDVHFSAGKRTTLNSNFPEEDMFNGGAQQEPVNMEEMIKRDAKEERNVPVVTGVQRFNEVMQTPFKLNLRDEKGNDHLRHIIIDGSNVAKIHGLHRFFSCRGIALAVQYFWDRGHRDITVFVPQWRMKKDSKAKEQHFLIELNDLGLLSFTPSRTVEGKRITSYDDR, from the exons ATGGCTGTAGCGGAGTATGATGCAGCGCATGACCGCATGGATGAATTTGCTGTGCCTCGAGGATCGGAAAAAGAGCTTCGGGACCAACATCCTCATGTCGAGAGAATATTTGGAGTCACAATGAACATCTCAGTTCTTAGTGAAGATCCCTTATCCCTGCAATCAGCTGGACAGCAGCAGATGTGGGTTCAGCTTCAAGGCGACAAAAGAAACATAATAAAGGCCAAG GATTATATTAAAGGATTATGCACCCCAGAGTTAATTGAAGATTTGGGCTACCAACGAGAAATGCATTGTATTTTTGTAGGGGCAAGAGGTCTTTTCCTTGACTGTTTAATTCGAGCCACTTCAGCGTGTGTGAAACCACAAACTCCTGGTCGTATCAGAATCTCTGGCCTGGTAGAACAAGTGGTAATGGCCCAAAGTCGGATTCATATTTTCCTAGATGAAAATACATCTAAAATAGTTGACCAAGAAGTTTCCATAAAAAGGAATTTTAAAGATTTGGTGGAGAAGCATAATGACCAGCATTCCCTGGACCTTCTAATACTCCCAACTTCCATAAAGGAACAGATATTATTGCTAGTGGAAGAGGACAAAGATCTAAGAGTAAAACAGCCAATAACCCATGAGAGGATACCTATACAAACTTTAGACACAACAATGACCAAACAGCCCTTCTTTACTGCACCTGTAAAGTTCCAAGATCCAGACTTTACGAGTGGAACATCTCAACCAATGCATACATCTAAATTAAAGTCCACTAATAGAATTTTGTGCCATAGGGCCTCTGAGCCACGTGTACTGACGACTGATAGCACATGGGATAACAGCAGACAGCCAGTGCAGCCAAGTAACTACAAGAGAGCTACTGTGGAGGTAAACAAGGCCTACATCTGTAGTCAACACGAAGAGAAGCCTACAGTGAGTAAAAAAGTGGAACTATTAGATGATGAATATGAAGATGATGAGTTCAAGCAGATTTCCGGATTACTTGATACCATAATGGGAAGGGATGAGAGAGAACCAGGCTCCCAAGCACACTTTTCTTTGGGTACTCAAAAAGAATTTAACATGCTTTTAGACTTTTTTAAGACAATGGGTTATCATGAATCTGTTGTTCTTAAAGTCCTGCATGAAAATGGGATCCAGGAACCATCTGAGATACTTGACAAAGTTAACATGGAGCAATCTAGCCATGATCAGCTTATGAGTAAAAATCCCAGGCCTTCAACGTTAAAAGGAATATCACAAACCCTTTCCAACAATGATGATGATCATCATGATGAATTTGTTCTAGAAGTGATGAAGTCTGCTGCCAAGAATTGTGGCTATTCACCCAGTGAAATTGTAGACATTGGGGATGGTTCTGTGACTGGACTGCTTAGgaaattaaatgaaaaaaacaattctGAGGATTTACTGACTTCTAAAGCTCAAGGAAAAGGCCAACAGCAACAGGACTTATGGGTTCAGCAGAATGCTGCCGCACAACCTGAACCAAACATTTCACACCCTGTAGATGTGCATTTCAGTGCTGGAAAACGCACAACATTGAACAGTAACTTTCCAGAGGAGGATATGTTCAATGGTGGCGCTCAACAGGAACCTGTGAATATGGAGGAAATGATAAAGAGGGATGCTAAAGAAGAACGCAATGTTCCTGTTGTGACAGGAGTCCAAAGATTCAATGAAGTTATGCAGACGCCATTTAAGCTAAATTTAAGAGATGAAAAAGGAAATGACCATCTGCGGCATATTATTATAGATGGCAGTAATGTGGCTAAGAT ACATGGTCTTCACCGTTTTTTCTCCTGTCGTGGCATTGCACTGGCTGTACAGTATTTCTGGGACAGAGGACATCGAGACATCACTGTTTTTGTTCCCCAGTGGAGGATGAAGAAGGATAGCAAAGCTAAAG AGCAGCACTTCCTGATTGAGCTGAATGATCTTGGGCTTTTGTCATTTACCCCTTCAAGAACAGTCGAAGGCAAAAGAATTACATCTTATGATGACAGGTAA